The Elaeis guineensis isolate ETL-2024a chromosome 12, EG11, whole genome shotgun sequence sequence TTGACATGTCGCGGACTTCATATATAGCTACTTAGAACATTTTCAATCTGAAACTAATCAAATAACAAGCAGCTGGTTTGATGGAAATGGAGGGTGTTGGTTTGAACTGTAAGTGCCACTTTAGGcctcaaggaacaagaagacaaaataCAGAACAATAAGTGCTTGAGCAGACTTCATAGGACAACAAATTATTGATATGAAGATTTGATGATAACAGGGTACTGattctaatataaatatatttatatttctaacaatatagtAATATTTGTATAGCattgttatattataataataataataatataattgttatattataataataataataatataattattatattataattattctaatattataattataataatataatataatataatcttatATAATGTAATGTGATATAATGATATTATATTGTATTGTACTATATAGTTATTATTATCAAGTactattaattcataaattatggTAATAAAAAGCTGAGTAAATCCTCCTCAACATAAAGTTAAATTCCAAATACTCAATTGCATGTCATGTCAATAAAAAGGCACCAACTTAAATGATTatggcaatgaaaatattttttattaattctttttaaaaaaatgttgCTGGGATTCGAACCCAGATCTCTTTTGTTAAGAAGACGAACCTGGATGTCTCGGCTGAGCTTTTGTCAAGACAAAGCTTCCCCACCACACATCCCAAATaaagcttttggccaaaagctccAAATTGGAGCTTTTCCATAGTTGACTCTTTTCAACTTTTGAAGGAGCTAGAGCTTTTACCAAACACTTCAAAATCACTCAAAAGAGATTCCAACCATCCAAAGAATCACTCTATCCTCCAAAAGCAATGCGAAATGAGGCCTTAAAGAAGACTTTTGGAGCAAATTTACCACTTAAAATGCTGTACGTGCAGCTGCATATGCACCAGCATATTTGAATACAGTCAAATGACTATACCACAGTGGCCCAATGCAATCCCAGTATGCAGCTCGATCACATAACATGTTGTTAAGCACATACACCAAGTTGCTAGCATAGGAGGCTTATACCCTAGGCTGGCGACCACTTCTCCACAAAAGGATATAATCTTTTTTGGTAACCAAAAGGATTATTTTAAAGTTTAACATCTGCTGTACTAAAAGTGCTTATGAAATAAGTCTAAGAATACATGCTTAGTTTTCTTGTTCACTTTACATATTCATTTAACCATTTATTTATCCCCATCCAATTCaagaatatttattattttaaaacatTTCTAAGAACCCAACTGCATATACATCCACATCATGCACGTGTCCTGTGGTATCCCAACCTACAGTATGCCACTGCAACTTTTTAAAACTTCAGATAAATACTTCCACGCTTCAGGTGTATAACTTTTCAAAATGTGAAAAAATGAGACTGCATTGTCCTTTTTCTTAAAGTTCTTAACTAGGCCTAAAGAATCATCTCTCCCCCACCCCCCAAAAGAAAAGGATGCTTACAAATATATCAATCATGATAATTTGCAATTCTCCATGCCTAACTTAAGATAGATCAGTCATAAATTCTTTTACTTCTTTTCTTCACAAAAATCATTGAACAAAAATCATTGAATGACCATTGAGAAAGCTTATAAGATGGACGGCAATAAACCAGCCATGTTCACATGCATCATCTCCAACACCCTGAAAAAATGTTGACACCAATTTTATAGATGTGGAGATTAAATGTAAAAAGATATGTCAatgtatatataataataaacttTATCTAATTCCACTTGCAATTGTCCTGCATAATACATTGTATCAGCATAAAGTTGGATTCATTTTTAAATATGGgtcattttctttctatttttgttttATCTGGACCTTGGAGTAGTGTGGGCATTACCTATGAATCAATTTGCAGGTACAATGAGTCAGCTGCCTTTCTGGAAGTGCATAATTATTACATACTCTAATAATGTTGAATGACTTCTGGTGGCCCCAAATCTCTGAGGTTTTAGTAGACTCAGCTCTGAGGTTTTAGTTGACTCAACTAAGGTCAATAGCAAAGTGATCAGATTACATTAGAAGGttgcttaatttttttgaaagcatTATTGGCATACGAAAACATGGTAGGTAACTTGATCagcaaaaaatagatctaaatttttttctttgtaaCCTTTTATAATTTTCTTCTTTGCAGCTTTTTATATACAGGAAGCCATGACTACAGTTTTGTTAAGTCATCtatgaatcaaattttgactttgtTTTACTAcacaaaagttttaaaaattgaaGCTCATTCAACACTCCAAGCTATGACTTCAACTCTTTTTATgtgttttttctctttttcatccAAATTTAAATGTAGACATAAACTTTCTCCATAACTTTCACAGAACATTGGACTTTTGACTCTTGCATatctcataaataatcagatgtgTATCAATTGCAACATAGTTAGTGTTCTTCCTTTCCCCATGAATGCTGAAGCACATTAATTTCTAATGGCAACAGCATATTGCAACATTAGGAAGTCTTGCAATATGAAAGAGACAGATTGGATTCTCCTAAATCAACACATAACAAGATTAAGAACAGAAACTATGCAAGCTATCACAAGTACCAAGATTTTTGCCAAAAGGAAATTTGAGATCTCATCTTTGTCACTAgttcaagaaagaaaaaaaaagtgtctTTACCTCCAGGAGTGTCCTTCAATCAACCTTTAGTAGTGCATGGTTGACTGGTTGGCGGACTTCATATGGGCTAGGTTTAATTAGAAAAGTTTTAATCAGACAATAATCAAATAGCAAGCAGCTGGTTTGATTGAAATGCAGGTTGTTGGTTTGAACCGTATGTGTTACTTTAGGCCTCAAAGAATAAGAAAATAACAGGTACTTGTTAGGACTTCATAGGACGACAAATTGTTGGTATGAAGATTCGATGATAACAGGATACTGATTTCAACCATAACAGAAAGCTATATAATGGTATGAAAATACAGAGATCAAGATAAACATTTTTGAGAGTAGAGGGTTGCAACATTGTTAAACTTCAAATCTTGGCTTTtgactaattaaatattcatcaaGTGTGGTACATAGGTATAAGGGGACCCTCTGGGATCTTTTAGAAAATCCAGAGAAGGTTTGTGATTGCTATTGTCAGATTCATAAAGCAGTTCAACTCAAAGTAGCTGACATATATGAGGTGATGAAGATTGAAGTTTCAATGACAGCCTCCAGAAACACGATACCTTCACATCAACTAGACATAAAAACAATGCTGTTTGTCAGTGGCTTGGTGCAAAATGCAATGGAAGAATGTACATGAGAACAAAACATAAATTGAAGACCCAAGGCTGCCTATGGCGGCTTTAAATCCCAATACCAGACCTTAGACTAGTATTTTACTAGTACAGGTCAGCACAACATGATATACCCCCCATGCTAACACATGGTACACCTTTGCAGTCGACACAGCAGCTGTTACCATGTGCTGCTGCTGTGGCATACCGAGCCCTTACACCACACTGAATCGGCACCTTGTGCCCCTACCAGCCAGGCTCAGTGCTTGATATGAATAATTACTGGAAGTAAATGTAATTGTCAAcatcatgcaaatgatagagaggaCAAATGTATTTTAACATGCTGCAATGCATTGATATGTCCGGAATTCTTGGTGTTGATGATTTTCATGTTTTGCTGGCAACAAATGAATGGAACAATTTAAAGGATCTGACCAAAATTCTCATTAGCTAGATCAAATGATCATTATGAAAAAAACCTGGGTGCTCTTCAGGTATTCAAGCTGGACAGACTTATTATTCAGGTGCAGAAATCATGAGTCTACACCAGAAGAATCAGTACAAGACCAATTAGATGAAAAAGTAAGTGACATTCATGCACAAAAGCTGCAGAAGGCAGCAAAAAGGAATGCCTTTGCAGCAAATACTCAGACAAgaaatcattaaataaaaaagaaaagaaagcgcGGAAGAGAAGAGGTAGCATCCTTGCACGCAGAAGAAATCACATGGAACCCCTtctttgaaaagaaaaacaagcacagccatgagagagagagaaccaaGGCCATACAAATGGAGAAAGACACACAGATACCTTAGTCTCTATCCTCCTTGTTTAGCCCACTCCACCAGGCCACCCACAACTAAGAGTTGAATAATTCCTTATTACAGATAATAATCAATAATCTCCACTACAGATTAGGGAGAATATCTAACAactcaaaataaagaaaaaaaatgaaaagggtACTCCTAGTTGAAAATGAACTTTGGTCCTTATGGAGTAATCAGATGCATTGAAATTTTgaaggaaaaataataataataataataatacatggAATGTGCTTCTTTCCCGTGCACCCAAGCTATATGCCTTATGGAATTAATTACTAAATGGAGGCAACTAGCATATAATAGGAGAAGTTGATAAAACCATGAACCATAAAAGAGAAATGCTTGGTGGTTCTCTTCATGGATGTTATACAAGTAGGGGTAGTGTAGTAGGACCATTGTCTAGGATGAGATTTCAATAAGGTGTACATGGCGACCGGACTTGCCTCTTAAGGACCATTCAGTTGTACATCCGCCGTATTTGGGAAGATAATTTGTGATTTCACTGCTTACCATTCTTACAAAAACTATGGACTTTGTTCCAAATCCAAACACATCGTTCATATCATGAGTTGAATAAAGCTACAGGACAATGCTCAACTATATGCAACCAAGTTTTCAACTTCGCTTGATATAAACAATTAATCATTGATATCCTTGAGAGAAATTGATAAATACTAATATTCCATGCCAAGTTAATTTATTGGGCAAATGTATGTATGCTATATCCATAAACCCCACAACCATACTTCATCAGATGCAAACCATGTTATGATTTGCCCCAAAACCACTAACCGACCACTAGACAGATGGATGGTAAAGAAAGATAGCCAATATTGGCCTTATGAACTGTTTTCAACAATGAACATACATCAGACATCTTCTTTTGCTAATATAAACATAAATCTCACAAATTCTTATCAACATAGTCAAAAAATTAATATACATCCGATTTTAATTGCAAATGTAAAGTCAGACAAGTCATCTAGAGCCAAGAACTGAACATACCGATCCATCGGATGTCGTGTAGTTTGGCATGTCACCAGACTGGAACTCCATATCATCCGGAATCaactgacaaaaaaaaaaaaaaagaaaaaaaagaaaagaaaaggatgatAAAAACAGAGAAAGATATTCAGAACTACTCTACAAAACGTCACCAGACTAACACATGCATGATTCCAATTCACAGGACCCCAAAATTCCTTTATAATGGCAATGTTTATCACAGTTTAATTTCCATAATCATTCCATTCATTTAAATTAGCTTTTAAATCTACTCACATGATTCGAAACGAAGATCTGCACCGGCCCAGCCTCCGCGAAGAAGCCCATCTGCAAGGACGCAAGCAAAATCCCCTCAAAAACATCAAACAAAACGATATTTAACACatggaaagcaaaaaaaaaaaagggcctcTCGACCTTATTGACCATGGTGACGACGGCTTCGAGGATCTCCCCTTTGAAGGGGCGGAAGGCGACGCACTGGTACTTGACGGGGAACGTGACGAAGCCGGTGCCCTCCCGGATGAGGCCCTTCCCGATGTCCTCCACGTTCGTGATGGCCACCACGAAGCCATGCCGACCGCTATGACACAGAAAACACTCTAATTAGGGTTAGGGTCGTCTCCAAGTCCCAACTAGGAGGAAGAAAGGGAAACGAGAAAACgaagcaggaggaggaggagactgAGACCTGCAAGTGCCCTCGACATCCTTCATGAGCTTGGCGACGAGCTTGTCGCGTAGGTGGGGCCCGAAATGCCGCGGATGGAGCTGCATGTTCCGCTCCAGCGTTATGTGGAAGAACATCGCTTCTTCGCTTCTCTCTCGTCGTTCGTACTCCAACTCTGGATTTTTTTTGGGGCGGGGGTGCTAAAAGAGGGCACGCGACGGTGGGTGCGGTTGAAGGGTAGACAAGAGGAGACTGGTATTCGTAACACCGGATCCAAATTTTGTTATGCGGAGTCCTCCCAAGTTGGATCCGACCCAAATTATGTTCTTAATTCCACTCGCATTGAATGGGATTGATACGGGTGAAATCTGATTCGCGAGATTTGGAGGCAGTAATTTGGATATATGCTTGATTTTTCTTAGTTTAGAGGGATCGATTTAGGCATTGTTtcattttttgttttttaaagGGTGAAAGTTTGAGGAACTCTCATTGCCACAAGAGATAAACCTTCCTTCCTCCTTTACATTTGCTTATTTTCACTTTCTGATC is a genomic window containing:
- the LOC105054705 gene encoding DNA-directed RNA polymerase II subunit RPB7 — its product is MFFHITLERNMQLHPRHFGPHLRDKLVAKLMKDVEGTCSGRHGFVVAITNVEDIGKGLIREGTGFVTFPVKYQCVAFRPFKGEILEAVVTMVNKMGFFAEAGPVQIFVSNHLIPDDMEFQSGDMPNYTTSDGSVKIQKDSEVRLKIIGTRVDATEIFCIGTIKDDFLGVINDPGAAA